Proteins encoded by one window of Candidatus Eremiobacteraceae bacterium:
- a CDS encoding aminotransferase class III-fold pyridoxal phosphate-dependent enzyme codes for MAKSYPKILVPPPGPKAEAVIAKDKQYSSPSYIKEYPLVVERGAGAMIEDVDGNRYLDFMAGIAVAATGHSHPKVVAAIEETARKFLHICSTDFYYPQFSDLCERLAKLAPGPGAKRTFLTNSGAEAVEGAIKLARAHTKRQNIIAFEGSFHGRTTGAISLGSSKVKFRRHFGPLLPGVYHLPYANTYRCALGRSA; via the coding sequence ATGGCAAAGAGCTATCCGAAGATCCTCGTGCCGCCGCCGGGTCCCAAGGCTGAGGCGGTGATCGCGAAGGACAAGCAATACTCGTCGCCCTCGTACATCAAGGAGTATCCCCTTGTCGTCGAGCGCGGCGCGGGCGCGATGATCGAGGACGTCGACGGCAACCGTTACCTCGATTTCATGGCGGGCATCGCCGTGGCGGCGACCGGCCATTCGCACCCCAAAGTGGTCGCAGCGATCGAGGAGACGGCGCGCAAGTTCCTGCACATCTGCTCGACCGATTTCTATTACCCCCAGTTCTCCGATCTGTGCGAACGGCTGGCCAAGCTCGCCCCCGGACCCGGCGCGAAGCGGACGTTCCTCACCAACTCCGGCGCCGAGGCCGTCGAGGGCGCGATCAAGCTCGCGCGCGCACACACGAAGCGCCAGAACATCATCGCCTTCGAAGGGTCGTTCCACGGCCGCACGACCGGGGCTATTTCGCTTGGTTCGAGCAAGGTCAAGTTTCGCCGGCATTTCGGTCCGCTGCTGCCCGGCGTCTATCATCTGCCCTACGCGAACACGTATCGCTGCGCGCTCGGCCGGAGCGCC